ATGAAGCATTAAAATTGGTAGAAGACGCGGTTAAAAAGAAAACCCCCCGCTCGATTGGACTTGTAGCAAATGCAGCAGATACTTACCCAGAATTGGTTAAAAGAGGAATAATACCGGATGTAGTTACTGACCAAACATCAGCCCATGATATGTTAAATGGATATATCCCAGCAGGTATAGGTTTTAAAGAAGCTTTAGAGCTCAGGAAAAATAATCCTGAAGAATATAAAAATATGGCTTATGAGTCTGTCTCAAAACATGTGCAAGCTATGCTTGAAATGCAAAAGCGGGGTGCAATTGTTTTTGACTACGGAAACAATATAAGAGGACAAGCAAAATTGGCTGGATTAGAGGATGCTTTTAATTTTCCAGGTTTTGTAAATGCATATATTAGACCTCTATTTTGCGAAGGGAAGGGACCATTTAGATGGGTGGCATTATCAGGTGATACAGAGGATATTTATAAAACAGACAAGGCTATTTTAGAGACATTCCCTGAGGATGAAACTTTAGTTAGATGGATAAAGATGGCTCAAAAACATATTAAATTTCAAGGTCTTCCATCAAGAATCTGCTGGCTTGGATATGGAGAGAGAGCAAAGATGGGAAGAATTTTTAATGATCTAGTTGCAAGTGGTGAAATTAAAGCCCCAATTGTTATTGGAAGAGATCATTTAGATTCAGGTTCTGTTGCATCGCCAAATAGAGAGACAGAAGGGATGAAAGATGGAAGTGATGCGATTGCAGATTGGCCAATACTAAATGCTCTTCTCAATGCAGTTAGTGGAGCATCATGGGTTGCTGTTCATCATGGTGGGGGAGTAGGAATTGGATACTCAATACATGCAGGTCAGGTCATTGTTGCAGATGGAACTAAAGATGCTGAAAAAAGACTTCAAAGAGTACTCAATAATGACCCAGGAATAGGGGTGGCAAGACACGCTGACGCAGGTTATGAGTTAGCAATAAAAACATCCAAAGAAAAAGGCATAAAAATTCCTATGCTGAAATAAATTCTAATTATATTTTTCTTGGAGTATTTCATTAACAAAATCAGTATTTATTTCACCACTTATAAATTTAGGATTTGATAGAATTTTTTGATAAAATGGAATTGTAGTAGGTATTCCTTCTATAATGAATTCTTTCAAAGCTCTTTTTGAACGATTAATTGCTTCTTCTCTGTCTTTTCCCCATACAATTAGTTTTGCAACTAAACTGTCATAATGAGGTAAAACTCTATATCCCTGATATAAACAACTATCTACCCTTATACCTGGTCCTCCAGGTGGGAGGTAGAAAGAAATAAGTCCAGGACTTGGCATAAAATTATTGTCTGGATCTTCTGAATTTATTCTAAATTCAATAGCATGTCCATTGGGTTTTATATCTTCCTGTTTTATGGAAATATCTTCTCCACTTGCTATTAGAATCTGTTGTTTAATTAAATCCATACCAATCACCACCTCAGTAACTGCATGTTCCACTTGAATTCTTGGATTAATCTCCATAAAATAAAAGTTCCCTTTTTTGTCCATTAGAAATTCAATTGTTCCTAAATTCTCATATTTAATTGCCTTAGCTACCCTTATTGATAATTCTATTAATTGTTTTCTTTTTCTTCTATCAATTGCAGGTGACGGAGATTCCTCAATCAGTTTTTGATGTCTTCTCTGAATTGTACAATCTCTTTCTCCAAAAAAAATGATATGACCCTTTTTATCAACAATAAGTTGAGCTTCAATATGACGCGGTTTTTCTACATATTTTTCCAAAAATATTGTGTCATCATCAAAATAAGATTTGGCTTCAGTCTTTGCAATTTGGAGTGATGAAATCAGCTCCCTTTTATTTCTGACAATTTTCATTCCTTTTCCACCACCTCCAGCTGAAGCTTTAATGATTATTGGGTATCTTATCCATCTTGCTTTTCTTAATGCTTCTCTTAAATTTTTAACTGGACGCTTTGTACCTCGAATTACAGGTACTCTTGCTTTTTTTATGATTTCTTTTAATTCAACCTTGTTCCCAGCTTTTCTTAGAATAGATGGCTTTGGACCTATAAAGATTAAATCATTTTCAATACATGCCTGTGCAAAATCAGCATTTTCAGATAAGAAGCCATATCCGGGATGTATGGCATCACAATCAGCCATATCAGCTGCTCCTATTATGTTTTTTATATTAAGATAACTCTCACTACTTGGAGCAGGTCCAATACATATGCTTCTATCTGCTTCTCTAACATGGATGGACTCTGAATCAACACTTGAATAGACAGCAATAGCTTCAATATTTAATTCATGACAAGCTCTAATTATTCTAAGAGCTATTTCACCTCTATTTGCAATCAATATCTTTTTAAACATTTTTATTAACTTTTATATTTTCTGGATTTTAAAAAGGTCTTGGTCGTATTCAACATATTGACCATCTTCAATAAAAGTTTCCTTAATTATTCCATCAACATCCGATTCGATCTTATTCATCATTTTCATCGCCTCGATAATACACAAAGTTTGTCCTTTCTCAATTCTTTGTCCCTTAATTACAAATGGTGGTTCATTTGGAGAAGATGCTTGGAAAAAGGTACCAACAACTGGGGATTTTATTAAATGTATCTCTTCTTCTACTTCTTTTTCTATCTTCCTAGCTTTTTCTTTCGGTCTTAAAGTTTCTGGTGGGATTTCTTCCTTTTGTGTTTTTCTTATTGATATTCTCATACCATCTTCCTCAATAGTTATTTCTTCTAAGTCTACCTGCTCTATTATTTTTATTAGATCTTTTACCTTCTTTGAATCTATACCAACTGGGACTTTCTTGATTTCTTCTTCTTTAAATAATTTTTTAGGTCGTTTTTCTCTATATGAAAGAAGGTTTAAGGTTTGTGATGGAAATATGCAATAATTTATTATATCCTCCTCGCTTTTTGCAAGACCTGCAAGAGCTTCCTTGCCCTTCTCATAAGAACTT
The nucleotide sequence above comes from Actinomycetota bacterium. Encoded proteins:
- the hutU gene encoding urocanate hydratase → TLLIQSGKPVGVFRTHPYAPRVLLANSLLVPAWANWEKFWELEEKGLIMFGQMTAGSWIYIGTQGILQGTYQTLSEVAKKYFDGSLKGKFVLTAGMGGMSGAQPLAITMNEGVCLDVEVDKERIERRLNTGYCEIMTENFDEALKLVEDAVKKKTPRSIGLVANAADTYPELVKRGIIPDVVTDQTSAHDMLNGYIPAGIGFKEALELRKNNPEEYKNMAYESVSKHVQAMLEMQKRGAIVFDYGNNIRGQAKLAGLEDAFNFPGFVNAYIRPLFCEGKGPFRWVALSGDTEDIYKTDKAILETFPEDETLVRWIKMAQKHIKFQGLPSRICWLGYGERAKMGRIFNDLVASGEIKAPIVIGRDHLDSGSVASPNRETEGMKDGSDAIADWPILNALLNAVSGASWVAVHHGGGVGIGYSIHAGQVIVADGTKDAEKRLQRVLNNDPGIGVARHADAGYELAIKTSKEKGIKIPMLK
- the accC gene encoding acetyl-CoA carboxylase biotin carboxylase subunit — its product is MFKKILIANRGEIALRIIRACHELNIEAIAVYSSVDSESIHVREADRSICIGPAPSSESYLNIKNIIGAADMADCDAIHPGYGFLSENADFAQACIENDLIFIGPKPSILRKAGNKVELKEIIKKARVPVIRGTKRPVKNLREALRKARWIRYPIIIKASAGGGGKGMKIVRNKRELISSLQIAKTEAKSYFDDDTIFLEKYVEKPRHIEAQLIVDKKGHIIFFGERDCTIQRRHQKLIEESPSPAIDRRKRKQLIELSIRVAKAIKYENLGTIEFLMDKKGNFYFMEINPRIQVEHAVTEVVIGMDLIKQQILIASGEDISIKQEDIKPNGHAIEFRINSEDPDNNFMPSPGLISFYLPPGGPGIRVDSCLYQGYRVLPHYDSLVAKLIVWGKDREEAINRSKRALKEFIIEGIPTTIPFYQKILSNPKFISGEINTDFVNEILQEKYN